TGCCATAGGGACAGATAAGCTAGGCTAGTTTAGCTATTCCCTTATCAAGAATGTTTTTAGCTGCGTTCCAGTCACGAATATGGTGAATACCACAGTTAGGACAAGTCCAGTTTTTATCATCTAATGTTAGTTTGTCCGTCCCATTAGTGCCCATTACAAAGCCACAATCGCAACATGTTTGGGTAGTATTTCTTGGGTTGATTGTGATAAATTGACGCCCATAAAGCTTTGCTTTATAAGCCAACATACCAAGAAATGTTCGCCAGCCAACGTCAGAAATACTAAGTGCTAAAGCATGATTTTTAAGCAAATTCTTGCTACGCAACTCCTCGGCTACTACTAAATCGTGGTTCTTGATTAATGCGGTAGAAATTTGTTGGAGAAAATTATGCCTTTGGTTCATTACCTTGGCATGGAGTTTAGCGACTAACAAGCGCTGTTTTTGATAATTTTTACTATCTCGTAAAGAACGATGTTCTTTTTTTGCACGTTGTTGCCGTCTAGATAAAATGCGCTGTTCTTTGGCTAATTTGCCTTTAATAGTGCGGTAATATCGTGGATTAGGAACTATGTTGCCTTCACTGTCGGTTAAGAAGTTATCAGTATTAAGATCAATTCCAACATGTCCATGAGTAGCTTTGGACACTTTAACAAAAGATTCATCTGAAGCTAACTGCATTGATAAAAAGAAGCGATCCGCTGAATCTTTAGTCAACGTCACGGTACCAATTCTAGTCTCGCATATTCTTTTCAAAAGCCGTGCTTGGGAACCGGCAACACGTAACAGTCCTATTTTAGGTACTTTGACATGACTATTATCTAGAAAACAGACTGTACCGTTAGTTAGCAACGCAGTTTTTTGCCCCGGGTATTGACAATTGGTTTGATACCGCCAGTGATAACTCTTTCGATGAAATTTGGGAACGCCAGTGGCGTGAACCTTCCGAAAAGCATTCCAAGCTTTTCGATAGTTCTGAATGGCATTAGCTTTCGTCAAACTATCAATTCGTTTATCTTCTAAGAATTGATAGTGATTAGACATTTGCTTAGCGTTTTGGCGCATAGTTAGTTGCTTAATACGATCCTGAACTATGTCAATCGGTAGCTTAACTCTGCGAAGCTGCATCAGTTCCTTATTGATCGCAACCATTTCGTTATAGATAAAGCGACTAGCGTCACTGTTGATTTTAATCAACTGCTTTTGTTGGTCACTAGGATAGCAGCGCATTTTTAGGCCATAATGATGTTTCATTTTTTGCCATTGACTTCATTTGATTTCACCTCCTTTATTGATATGATAACATTATATCATGATGTCAATGCATTAACAAAGGAGAGCATATTATGACTAAAGAAAAAATCAAAGATGCCATTTATACTCGTCGTTATATCTATAATTTCCATTATCATTTGATCTGGGTAACTAAGTATCGCAATCAGACTTTTACAACCGAGGTCTTATCTAACGAAATGAAAGCTATCTTGCAGCAAGTTGCAGATGACAATGACATCGTAATCGAAAAGATGGAAGTCATGCCGGATCACATTCATATGCTGATCAGTTTTCCGCCAAGCAAAGCTCCGGCTAGTGCCATTAAGGCGCTCAAAGGACGTAGTGCCTATATTTTTTTACAGAATCATCCAGAAATACGATGTAGCCAATATTGGGGCGGTCATCTTTGGTCGCCGAGTTACTATATGAGTACATTGGGCAATATGAGCAAAGAAGTTGTCGAGAAATATATCAATGACCAAAAATATACAGAAACAAACAAAAAGCCCCATAAAGGGGCTCAATAGTGGCCTATCCATCCCATGACTAAAGTCACGGGATTTCCGGCTAATATTAATTAAACCAACTTGGTCCGCCGGCGGTAAACGATAAAGCGGCGGAAGATGTATTGCCACGGCAAGGTTAAGGCGTGCACCAGCCGAGTGTACGGGAAGTAACCGAAGACAAAGAAACCAACTAAGACGTGGATCCGGTAAATCAACGGAACGTTTAACATTAACTGCCACTGCGGGTTCAGGGTGAAGAGGCTCCGCACCCACGGCCCGATCGATTGACGGTAGTTAAAGTCAATGAAGGCACCGTAAATCGTGCACGACATCCCGAGCGTGATCGTGATCAACAGGACCCAGTCAACTAAAATGTCGTTGATGCTCGAGGTCTTGTAAACCCGGGCCACGGTCATCCGCCGCCAGGTTAAGATCGCCATCCCGATCCAAGCCAGGCTACCGGCCGGAATCCCCATCATCAGAGAACCAAATATGTGGTACATGTGTTCCGTGATGCCGAAGTAATCGGTCCAGGCTTGGGGAACGAGCATCCCCAAGATGTGACCAAAGAAGGCCAGGATGATCCCAATGTGAAAGAGGATGCTCCCAATCATCAGTTTCTTCTTTTCAAAAATTTCACTCGACTTGGCCGTGATCGACCCGTGAAAGTACTTAAACCGAATGAAGGTCCCGAAGAAAAAGGACGCCAACATCAGGTAGGGATAATATACCCACAGCAGGTGGGCCCAAGCGTTATGCATGTGCGTTCGCCTCCGTTTCAACGCAGGACCGGATCAGGCCCCGCACCGCTTTGATTAGTTTCATGTACGGGTCGTCGGCGTCGGCCAGGGCGTTTTGCAAGAGGGAGTAGGTCCCGTCTTCAATCACCCCTAAGGCGAGTTGGAGGTCGTCTTGGCGGCTGTCGTCCATGAAGTCGCCATAGGCAAAGAACTCTAAGAGCATCGGCAAGTAATCAGCCAGCTCACTGGTCGTCTCCGCCACGCCGAACATTTCGTACATCATTTTGAGTTTAGCAAGGATCGTCCCCCGCTCGCGGGAGTCGGTCATCTTGTAATAAGACATGTAAAGGGTGTAGCGCCGGTTCATTTCAAACAGGCTGGCAAAGTGGCTCTCCTGGTCCAGCAAGGTTCCTTGGTTTAACTCATCGAAGAGCTCACCAAAGGTCACTTGTTGCTCCTTAGATAGCGCTGGATTTTCGACCAAAGCCGCCCGCATCTCTGGACTAAAGGTCTCCTGGTCGGGATAATCAATCAAGCGCGACAGGGCCACGAAGACATCCTGGAGCTGGTTAATTTTTGCAAAGTTAATCACGCCAAATCCCCCCGTAGAAGCTTTCTGCGTAAATTTGGTTGGTTGATTCACCAGCTTCGGCCTTCTTAAACATGCTGGAGTGTTGTGGTGCCAAGGCACAGCCTTCACATTCATCGTAACCCAGGGTCCCCTGTTCGGATTGTGCGTCTTCGAACTGGGACTTGTTGGATTGCGGAATCACAAAGCGGTCTTCGTACTTAGCGATCGCCAGTAGGCGGTACAGTGAAGTGGCCGAGTTTTCGGTCAAGTCAACCTTAGCCAGCTTAGTGGTATCGAAGTCTTGACCGGCCGTCTTCGCCCGCATGTAAAGCCGCATCATAGCCAGCTTGTAAAGGGCCTGCTTGATGACCGGTACGTTACCCCCGGTCAAAAGGTTAGCCAGGTATTCAACCGGCACCCGCATCTGGTCAATACCCGGGAAGATCATTTCCGGGTTCTTCATTGAATCCCGTCCTTCAAAGTAGGACATCACTGGTGACAGAGGCGGAATGTACCAAACCATCGGCATCGTCCGGTATTCCGGGTGCAGCGGGAAGGCAATCTTTTCTTCGACCGCCATCCGGTAGATCGGTGACTTTTGGGCCGCTTCGATCATTTCCTCAGAGATCCCTTCCTTTAAAGCTTGGTCGACAATTTCCGGGTCGTTGGGGTCCAAGAAGAGGTCCAATTGGGCTTCGTAAAGCTTCGTTTGGTCCGGCGTGGAAGCGGCTTCTTCCACCCGGTCGGCGTCGTAGAGCATCGCCCC
The nucleotide sequence above comes from Limosilactobacillus fermentum. Encoded proteins:
- the tnpA gene encoding IS200/IS605 family transposase, producing MTKEKIKDAIYTRRYIYNFHYHLIWVTKYRNQTFTTEVLSNEMKAILQQVADDNDIVIEKMEVMPDHIHMLISFPPSKAPASAIKALKGRSAYIFLQNHPEIRCSQYWGGHLWSPSYYMSTLGNMSKEVVEKYINDQKYTETNKKPHKGAQ
- the narI gene encoding respiratory nitrate reductase subunit gamma is translated as MHNAWAHLLWVYYPYLMLASFFFGTFIRFKYFHGSITAKSSEIFEKKKLMIGSILFHIGIILAFFGHILGMLVPQAWTDYFGITEHMYHIFGSLMMGIPAGSLAWIGMAILTWRRMTVARVYKTSSINDILVDWVLLITITLGMSCTIYGAFIDFNYRQSIGPWVRSLFTLNPQWQLMLNVPLIYRIHVLVGFFVFGYFPYTRLVHALTLPWQYIFRRFIVYRRRTKLV
- the narJ gene encoding nitrate reductase molybdenum cofactor assembly chaperone, whose protein sequence is MINFAKINQLQDVFVALSRLIDYPDQETFSPEMRAALVENPALSKEQQVTFGELFDELNQGTLLDQESHFASLFEMNRRYTLYMSYYKMTDSRERGTILAKLKMMYEMFGVAETTSELADYLPMLLEFFAYGDFMDDSRQDDLQLALGVIEDGTYSLLQNALADADDPYMKLIKAVRGLIRSCVETEANAHA